From a region of the Pogona vitticeps strain Pit_001003342236 chromosome 7, PviZW2.1, whole genome shotgun sequence genome:
- the RTN4RL1 gene encoding reticulon-4 receptor-like 1 isoform X1, with protein sequence MLGKGASSYLAVFLFFLGLAVGPSRGCPVDCVCYPSPMTVSCQSHHFLTVPEGIPQDSERVFLQNNQISLLLRGHFSPSLVTLWVYSNNLTFVDPGAFKGFVHLEELDLGDNGHLRELAPETFRGLARLHALHLYKCGLSALPGGLFQGLHSLQYLYLQDNHLDYLPDDLFVDLVNLSHLFLHGNRLWSLHQNTFRGLVNLDRLLLHQNQLQSVHRRAFHDLRRLTLLFLFNNSLSELPGESLAHLGALEYLRLNSNPWVCDCRARSLWEWLRRFRGSSSSVECHFPEARRGRNLKELPPEDFRACSGSESLHQINGPPRFRPPDRVPPRDHPPLRSSTEKGKDGRRDQGTLPGQRPGYRKNCTKSRNRTTKPASLGPWKNTGEQEEEEEEGAAAAPDYKQKSHLGLLPKHRGKCPRAPLPPPSGVQQGTRNHAGPVRAADLIAQLLVALVVIIR encoded by the coding sequence ACCCGTCGCCCATGACCGTCAGCTGCCAGTCCCACCACTTCCTGACCGTGCCGGAGGGGATCCCCCAAGACAGCGAGAGGGTCTTCCTGCAGAACAACCAGATCTCCCTGCTGCTGCGGGGCCACTTCAGCCCCTCGCTGGTCACCCTCTGGGTCTACTCCAACAACCTCACCTTCGTCGACCCCGGCGCCTTCAAGGGCTTCGTCCACCTGGAGGAGCTGGACCTGGGGGACAACGGCCACCTGCGGGAGCTGGCCCCCGAGACCTTCCGCGGCCTGGCCCGCCTCCACGCTTTGCACCTCTACAAGTGCGGCCTCAGCGCCCTGCCCGGCGGCCTCTTCCAGGGCCTCCACAGCCTCCAGTACCTCTACCTGCAGGACAACCACCTGGACTACCTGCCCGACGACCTCTTTGTGGACCTGGTCAACCTCAGCCACCTCTTCCTGCACGGCAACCGGCTGTGGAGCCTCCACCAGAACACCTTCCGGGGGCTGGTCAACCTGGACCGCCTGCTGCTCCACCAGAACCAGCTCCAGAGCGTCCACCGGCGGGCCTTCCACGACCTCCGCCGCctcaccctcctcttcctcttcaacaaCAGCCTCTCGGAGCTGccgggcgagtccctggcccacCTGGGCGCCCTGGAGTACCTCCGGCTCAACAGCAACCCGTGGGTCTGCGACTGCCGCGCGCGCTCCCTCTGGGAATGGCTGCGCCGCTTCCGGGGCTCCAGCTCCAGCGTCGAGTGCCACTTCCCGGAGGCCCGCCGGGGCCGGAACCTGAAGGAGCTCCCGCCCGAGGACTTCCGGGCCTGCTCCGGCTCCGAGTCCCTCCACCAGATCAACGGGCCGCCTCGGTTCCGCCCGCCTGACCGGGTGCCCCCCAGAGACCACCCTCCCCTCCGCTCTTCCACGGAGAAGGGGAAGGATGGGCGGCGGGATCAGGGCACCCTGCCGGGCCAGCGCCCGGGCTACCGGAAGAACTGCACCAAGAGCCGCAACCGGACCACCAAGCCGGCCTCTCTGGGGCCCTGGAAGAACAcgggggagcaggaggaggaggaggaggagggggcggcggcggcgccggACTATAAGCAGAAGTCCCACCTCGGCCTGCTGCCTAAGCACAGGGGGAAGTGCCCCCgggcccccctcccgccccccagTGGGGTTCAGCAGGGGACCCGGAACCACGCGGGGCCCGTGCGGGCCGCTGACCTGATAGCCCAGCTGCTGGTGGCCCTGGTGGTCATCATCCGCTGA
- the RTN4RL1 gene encoding reticulon-4 receptor-like 1 isoform X2, with protein sequence MHSCRLICAKGASSYLAVFLFFLGLAVGPSRGCPVDCVCYPSPMTVSCQSHHFLTVPEGIPQDSERVFLQNNQISLLLRGHFSPSLVTLWVYSNNLTFVDPGAFKGFVHLEELDLGDNGHLRELAPETFRGLARLHALHLYKCGLSALPGGLFQGLHSLQYLYLQDNHLDYLPDDLFVDLVNLSHLFLHGNRLWSLHQNTFRGLVNLDRLLLHQNQLQSVHRRAFHDLRRLTLLFLFNNSLSELPGESLAHLGALEYLRLNSNPWVCDCRARSLWEWLRRFRGSSSSVECHFPEARRGRNLKELPPEDFRACSGSESLHQINGPPRFRPPDRVPPRDHPPLRSSTEKGKDGRRDQGTLPGQRPGYRKNCTKSRNRTTKPASLGPWKNTGEQEEEEEEGAAAAPDYKQKSHLGLLPKHRGKCPRAPLPPPSGVQQGTRNHAGPVRAADLIAQLLVALVVIIR encoded by the coding sequence ACCCGTCGCCCATGACCGTCAGCTGCCAGTCCCACCACTTCCTGACCGTGCCGGAGGGGATCCCCCAAGACAGCGAGAGGGTCTTCCTGCAGAACAACCAGATCTCCCTGCTGCTGCGGGGCCACTTCAGCCCCTCGCTGGTCACCCTCTGGGTCTACTCCAACAACCTCACCTTCGTCGACCCCGGCGCCTTCAAGGGCTTCGTCCACCTGGAGGAGCTGGACCTGGGGGACAACGGCCACCTGCGGGAGCTGGCCCCCGAGACCTTCCGCGGCCTGGCCCGCCTCCACGCTTTGCACCTCTACAAGTGCGGCCTCAGCGCCCTGCCCGGCGGCCTCTTCCAGGGCCTCCACAGCCTCCAGTACCTCTACCTGCAGGACAACCACCTGGACTACCTGCCCGACGACCTCTTTGTGGACCTGGTCAACCTCAGCCACCTCTTCCTGCACGGCAACCGGCTGTGGAGCCTCCACCAGAACACCTTCCGGGGGCTGGTCAACCTGGACCGCCTGCTGCTCCACCAGAACCAGCTCCAGAGCGTCCACCGGCGGGCCTTCCACGACCTCCGCCGCctcaccctcctcttcctcttcaacaaCAGCCTCTCGGAGCTGccgggcgagtccctggcccacCTGGGCGCCCTGGAGTACCTCCGGCTCAACAGCAACCCGTGGGTCTGCGACTGCCGCGCGCGCTCCCTCTGGGAATGGCTGCGCCGCTTCCGGGGCTCCAGCTCCAGCGTCGAGTGCCACTTCCCGGAGGCCCGCCGGGGCCGGAACCTGAAGGAGCTCCCGCCCGAGGACTTCCGGGCCTGCTCCGGCTCCGAGTCCCTCCACCAGATCAACGGGCCGCCTCGGTTCCGCCCGCCTGACCGGGTGCCCCCCAGAGACCACCCTCCCCTCCGCTCTTCCACGGAGAAGGGGAAGGATGGGCGGCGGGATCAGGGCACCCTGCCGGGCCAGCGCCCGGGCTACCGGAAGAACTGCACCAAGAGCCGCAACCGGACCACCAAGCCGGCCTCTCTGGGGCCCTGGAAGAACAcgggggagcaggaggaggaggaggaggagggggcggcggcggcgccggACTATAAGCAGAAGTCCCACCTCGGCCTGCTGCCTAAGCACAGGGGGAAGTGCCCCCgggcccccctcccgccccccagTGGGGTTCAGCAGGGGACCCGGAACCACGCGGGGCCCGTGCGGGCCGCTGACCTGATAGCCCAGCTGCTGGTGGCCCTGGTGGTCATCATCCGCTGA
- the RTN4RL1 gene encoding reticulon-4 receptor-like 1 isoform X3 — MTVSCQSHHFLTVPEGIPQDSERVFLQNNQISLLLRGHFSPSLVTLWVYSNNLTFVDPGAFKGFVHLEELDLGDNGHLRELAPETFRGLARLHALHLYKCGLSALPGGLFQGLHSLQYLYLQDNHLDYLPDDLFVDLVNLSHLFLHGNRLWSLHQNTFRGLVNLDRLLLHQNQLQSVHRRAFHDLRRLTLLFLFNNSLSELPGESLAHLGALEYLRLNSNPWVCDCRARSLWEWLRRFRGSSSSVECHFPEARRGRNLKELPPEDFRACSGSESLHQINGPPRFRPPDRVPPRDHPPLRSSTEKGKDGRRDQGTLPGQRPGYRKNCTKSRNRTTKPASLGPWKNTGEQEEEEEEGAAAAPDYKQKSHLGLLPKHRGKCPRAPLPPPSGVQQGTRNHAGPVRAADLIAQLLVALVVIIR; from the coding sequence ATGACCGTCAGCTGCCAGTCCCACCACTTCCTGACCGTGCCGGAGGGGATCCCCCAAGACAGCGAGAGGGTCTTCCTGCAGAACAACCAGATCTCCCTGCTGCTGCGGGGCCACTTCAGCCCCTCGCTGGTCACCCTCTGGGTCTACTCCAACAACCTCACCTTCGTCGACCCCGGCGCCTTCAAGGGCTTCGTCCACCTGGAGGAGCTGGACCTGGGGGACAACGGCCACCTGCGGGAGCTGGCCCCCGAGACCTTCCGCGGCCTGGCCCGCCTCCACGCTTTGCACCTCTACAAGTGCGGCCTCAGCGCCCTGCCCGGCGGCCTCTTCCAGGGCCTCCACAGCCTCCAGTACCTCTACCTGCAGGACAACCACCTGGACTACCTGCCCGACGACCTCTTTGTGGACCTGGTCAACCTCAGCCACCTCTTCCTGCACGGCAACCGGCTGTGGAGCCTCCACCAGAACACCTTCCGGGGGCTGGTCAACCTGGACCGCCTGCTGCTCCACCAGAACCAGCTCCAGAGCGTCCACCGGCGGGCCTTCCACGACCTCCGCCGCctcaccctcctcttcctcttcaacaaCAGCCTCTCGGAGCTGccgggcgagtccctggcccacCTGGGCGCCCTGGAGTACCTCCGGCTCAACAGCAACCCGTGGGTCTGCGACTGCCGCGCGCGCTCCCTCTGGGAATGGCTGCGCCGCTTCCGGGGCTCCAGCTCCAGCGTCGAGTGCCACTTCCCGGAGGCCCGCCGGGGCCGGAACCTGAAGGAGCTCCCGCCCGAGGACTTCCGGGCCTGCTCCGGCTCCGAGTCCCTCCACCAGATCAACGGGCCGCCTCGGTTCCGCCCGCCTGACCGGGTGCCCCCCAGAGACCACCCTCCCCTCCGCTCTTCCACGGAGAAGGGGAAGGATGGGCGGCGGGATCAGGGCACCCTGCCGGGCCAGCGCCCGGGCTACCGGAAGAACTGCACCAAGAGCCGCAACCGGACCACCAAGCCGGCCTCTCTGGGGCCCTGGAAGAACAcgggggagcaggaggaggaggaggaggagggggcggcggcggcgccggACTATAAGCAGAAGTCCCACCTCGGCCTGCTGCCTAAGCACAGGGGGAAGTGCCCCCgggcccccctcccgccccccagTGGGGTTCAGCAGGGGACCCGGAACCACGCGGGGCCCGTGCGGGCCGCTGACCTGATAGCCCAGCTGCTGGTGGCCCTGGTGGTCATCATCCGCTGA